One region of Chelonoidis abingdonii isolate Lonesome George chromosome 14, CheloAbing_2.0, whole genome shotgun sequence genomic DNA includes:
- the LOC116820463 gene encoding olfactory receptor 6M1-like, which yields MEGRNGTRVTEFILIGFPSPREVEIVLFMLFFIILVVAMIGNSIIITLICTDNRLQSPMYFFLCNLSLIEILMTMTVVPKMLENFLSERKTISFYGCLAQSYFYFLLGISEYVLLAMMSYDRYVAICYPLSYSTIMNGKVCIWLVVGSWMGGFFSILVPTVIKLGLPYCGPNIINHFFCDSAPLLHLACADIQLVEFIDFIISLPVLLGSLLLTVISYMYIICTIIRIPSAKGRQKAFSTCASHFTVVTIGYGTSIFIYVRPSQASSMNLNKVAALMTTAVTPMLNPLIFSLRNQKVKEALRDSIAKCLGLIKHAV from the coding sequence ATGGAAGGAAGAAATGGGACACGTGTGACTGAATTCATCCTGATAGGTTTCCCTAGCCCCCGTGAGGTGGAGATTGTCCTTTTCATGCTTTTCTTCATCATCCTTGTGGTGGCGATGATTGGGAACTCCATCATCATCACTTTAATATGCACTGACAACCGCCTGCAGTcacccatgtatttcttcctctgcaaCCTGTCCCTCATTGAAATCCTCATGACTATGACCGTGGTCCCGAAAATGCTGGAGAACTTCCTCTCAGAGAGGAAGACCATCTCCTTTTATGGGTGCCTGGCTCAATCCTACTTCTATTTCTTGCTGGGAATCTCGGAGTATGTCCTGTTGGCCATGATGTCCTATGATCGTTATGTGGCCATATGCTACCCACTGAGCTACAGCACCATCATGAATGGAAAGGTCTGCATCTGGCTGGTGGTGGGGTCATGGATGGGGGGATTCTTCTCTATCTTGGTTCCTACCGTGATCAAACTTGGACTGCCCTACTGTGGCCCCAACATCatcaaccatttcttctgtgacagtGCCCCCTTGTTGCACCTGGCCTGTGCTGACATCCAGCTGGTGGAATTCATTGATTTCATCATCTCGCTGCCTGTGTTGCTAGGGTCCCTGCTGCTGACCGTCATCTCCTATATGTATATTATCTGCACCATCATCCGGATCCCATCTGCCAAGGGCAGGCAGAAAGCTTTCTCCACCTGTGCCTCTCATTTCACCGTGGTCACCATCGGCTACGGCACCTCCATCTTCATCTACGTCAGGCCCTCGCAAGCCAGCTCCATGAACCTCAACAAGGTTGCCGCTCTGATGACCACTGCAGTGACCCCTATGCTCAACCCACTCATATTCAGCCTCAGGAACCAGAAGGTCAAGGAGGCATTGAGAGACTCAATCGCCAAGTGCCTGGGGCTCATCAAACACGCAGTCTGA